Part of the Scomber japonicus isolate fScoJap1 chromosome 6, fScoJap1.pri, whole genome shotgun sequence genome, TCATGACTAAGTTTATAATGAAATTATTGGCTCTTTAACGCACCTGTGTTCTTTTAAGAGTCAAACAGCATACACTTGGTATAAACAGAGATAATTCAATGATAGTCCTTGGATTATGAATTGAGATGACTCACATTTAAAAGAGTAACTGAAAAAATTCTGTAGTAGTACTTTGATACACTTCTGCCATCTTGTGGTCGATTAGAGTTACTGCTGTTGCTCCCCTCACATATTTTCACTTCCTGGCTCCTTTTCctatttttcttcccttcctctccatCCGTTCACCTCATCTCACCTCTAAATGCTCTCCTTCTCAAATTCCCTAACCCATTggacatttttttccttcctcccatcctttctcTCAGGGTCGTGGAGGTAAGAAGTTCCACATAGAGCTGAAGGAGATCATGGAGCGGGACCCACTCTCTCAGCTGTGTGAGAACGAGAAGGATCTGATCTGGACACTACGTTATGACTGCCGTGAGAATTTCCCTCAGTCACTGCCCAAGCTGCTACTCTCTGTCAAATGGAGCAAACATGAGGACATGGCCCAGGTTAGCCAATGCATTATTTGACACTAGAgacaaatagaaataaaactaataaaaataaagtaatataaactaaaCTGATGCACTGTGGATGAAACATTACCTGTATGAGATCAACTCGTTTTTATTGCTAaattcctcctctccctcttaaGTCTGTAATCTCTTTTAGTGAGTATGAATGTGCACACTCCTATGCCAAGATTCAGAGTGATGCAACAAATGTGAGCAAAGTGTCTCATTCAAGAAGCTGATTTGGATTAAATTGGCTTATTTTAGACAGACAGGCCATTCATATTTGATCCTGTGTAGAGGTTTAAGATTATCCTAACTGTTAAGGGACAATTTGGACCTCAATTATTTGTTAGTCTCACAGATATTTAgcataaatgttattaaattgTTTACATATCCTCTGTTGGAAAAGGAATAGTTTACCAGCACCTGAAAAATAACCAGATACCACACTGTAAGTAatcatcataaaaaataaaatgttgaacaACCAAATTTGGGCATTAAATCATCACTAACTAAAATTGAGGTGAGAACAAACATCTCTTTCTAGATTGTGGTGCAAAAGGTAATCACagttaaaatagttaaaatcacagttaaaatcagtttttgagtatctgtgtatgtgtatgtgtgtgtctcagctgcAGGCACTGCTTCAGATTTGGCCCAAACTGAGTCCCAGAGACGCTCTAGAGCTTTTGGACTTCAACTACCCTGATCAGTATGTCAGAGAATATGCTGTGCGCTGTCTGCGTGACATGAGGTAAACACATGTATCCACCCacacataaatattatataacacATCCTTTTCTCCTCAGTTTTTCTTCGCCTCATATTCAAGCCAGACTGTATTTGTATCATCCACTGTAATACAGTGTTATCCAGTACACCTTGTTTAATTACACCTTCTTTCTTTTGGATCAGTAAATACATTAAGTTCTTTCATGCAAAGGACAGTAGATAATAAATATGCTCCAAAATCATTTTATAGTTTTAAGTTTaagagttttttaaaaatgaaagtgaaatgttAAAGACCTTAAAGACTCATGCCTCTCCTTGTTTTCCCTCCTACTCTTTCCTCACCAGTAATGAGGAGCTGTCGCAGTACTTGCTGCAGTTGGTGCAGGTGTTGCGCTATGAGCCCTACTATGACTGCGCCCTTACCCACTTCCTCCTGGAACGTGCCCAGAAGAACCGCAAGATAGGACACTTCCTCTTCTGGCATTTACGGTatgtgagaaagaaagggaaaagtatttgtgtttttaaaagagcaGCTTGACTCTAGAGAGGCATCTCCTCTGACCATGCCTGCCTCTCTGCTGCCCCCCGCAGGTCAGAGATGCACATGCCAGCTGTTTCAGTCCAGTTTGCTCTCATCCTGGAAGCCTACTGTAGAGGCAGCATCCCTCATATTGAGGTTCTAAAGAAACAGGTAAGCCACACAgcatctctttttatttcttgtcaCTTATACACATGTGATCTCACAAAAATGAAGAAATCACAATCTATTTCCAGTATACTCTTTCTAGACATATTCCTGTTAAGAAGTAGTTCCTTTCGCTCTAAATTTTGTAAGGTTTTCTTTGGGCTTTCACCCTACTAGTCCCTGCTCATGGTGCAGAGTAGCTCAAGTCTATTGTCAACCCCAGCAGAGTTGTATTTTTGGTATTCTTAGCCCATCACAGCGACAACAGCATCACCTTCCTGCCCTCTGACCTTTGCCCTCTACACTGTTGCTGTTGCTACGACAGTCACTCCTCTGGCGTTTCCCCCTACTTCCTCATCAGCACAGTCATTTATcgggtcacttcctgttttgaagAGCATACAGGCTGGTTTAGGATTGTAATGCTGACATTGTGTGTTTAAGAAGAGTGTGCTCACTTGTCAGTAACCAGAATTAATAATTTTGAGGGTTTCGCCAGCTGGTTTCAATTATAAGATGTGGCAGCTGTTTCCAGGAGAACGTAAAGTGTGATGTTAACAGTCCACGTTAAACTAACTGAAATACAACATTGCATTCATatggtttattttttatggtttacatttttttttaactcaaaccaGGTGGAAGCCCTGAGTAAGCTAAAGTCGGTCAATGAGCTAATTAAGCTGGGGACCATCAAGAACGCTCGAAGTAAGACCAAGGAGGCAATGTTGACCAAAGAGGCCATGATGACCTGTCTGAGGCAAAGCGGCTACTCAGAGACTCTGTCAGACCTGCACTCGCCTCTAAACCCCCATGTCCTGCTGTCCGGCATCAAGTAAGACCACACCACTATTCAGCGAGATTGCATGGAAATCTCCATTCCAATCATAGGCTTCAGGTTTCAGATCAAGTTTaactttttctcctcttcttctatGCCTCATTCTACCATCTATCTCTCAGTGTGGAGAGGTGTCGGTACATGGACTCTAAGATGAAGCCACTCTGGATTGTTTACAACAACAAGCTGCTGGGGGGAGACTCCCTAGGAATCATCTTCAAGAATGGAGACGGTAGGAGGAATCAGAGATTAGAGGGGAGGGCAGTTTGGGATGGAGGGGGAGAGATATAATAAGGTCACGATGAGTAGTCAATTAAACCACTTTTTAAGTTTTGAAGTAAATTCTGCTGACAGGTTTGTAATGCAAAATATGTTCTTTTGAAATCACAAAaactttgtctcttttcttcctcactgTCTTTTCTTAGACCTACGACAAGATATGTTAACCCTCCAGATTTTGAGGTTAATGGATCTGCTATGGAAGGAGGCGAATCTGGATCTCAGGTGCGTTTTTGTGctcatggctgtgtgtgtgtgtgtgtgtgtgtgtgtgtgtgtgtctgagtgtgtgttaaaCGGTCAGTGTTTGTCAAGCTTGTTTGTTCCTGCTCTCTGTGGGGAAGGGGAAGCTCTGGCggggagcagcagaggaggggaGATACTAAATTACCCCATGCCAGTTTGACCTCCAACCCTTTTACACCCTAGACTTCCACactctcctacacacacacatgcacgaacacgaacacacacacacacacacacacacacacacacacacacacacacacacatgcattatcTACATTACATCCTAATCAAATCCACACGTTGGCACTTTTGTaaagcccttttttttctgcctttgtcATACACTGACACATCTGGAGCTGAGCAGTGGAGGGGGGTTGTTTTGACAGTTGAGCTTAAGGACGGTGATTCAGATTACAAGGGAAATGGGTTCAGGGTTCAAACACAGTGATGGGATGTAGAGAATGGAGGAATGGACAATGTAATGAAACCGCTATCGGTGATTTCTGGATATGTTTCACCACATGTATACTTACTTGTTGGCTGTCTGTACAGTAATCATTTTCTCATTGACTTAAACTCAACACCCGTCATGTAGAATAAAGAAATGCCCTGAAGGCTTCGGGTCTCCATTACACCTCTGTCAAACTGTAAATGAAATCTAGAAATTGAGTCAGCTTTGAGCGTTGAGTCATGGCTGTCTGGTGTATGAGACTGGGGAGGAACAGTATGTTCAGTATGTTAGCATTCTTGTTATTTAGTTGTTATGCTGCGAACTGCAAAATGAAGGCCTACTGCCATCTTGTGGAAGTGGTTAATAAATTCAGTTAAAGTgaatgaaatagaaaatgtttcATCTGGCAGGCATGCATGCTATCATGTAATCATCATAGTTGTTCACTGTATGTCCCCATCTGCACAGTCTCTGCTCACTGTCAACAGTATAAAAGTCTCCACTGTCCGACAGAGAGGGGATTGTACCCAGATGACTGCTGTTTGAATGAGTCCCCAAACTAACGGGAGCCTAATATCTTAATCTCATAAATGCAAAATACTGGAATCAGATATGAagcaacactcacacacacacacacacacacacagcattacCCATTTACGCTGACCCGATTCAGATTTCTGCTCTCATGTGACACAGGTTTTGTGGGTCATAAATGTTTTTGAGGACTGTTTTGGAGCACATTCATGTCTTGAAATATGATATAATGTGTCACTACTATGTTTGGTAatgttactgtatgtatgcGCAGATTGTATAGTGTGATTATAATTGGAAATGgtgcatttgtgtaaaactAGGATTTGTGATTTACTGACTGTGgatatgggtcaatgatgtttttttgtgtcaatgtggtttagtcaaatttaaagagtttaaatacacatatgaatattttttcacacattcttctttgtggacccagcaaaaaattatgcttttaatccattttgagataatatatAAGTGGTATTACCATAAAAATGGTgcaccaaataattaaacttgcttaaaaatgctaaattctcaacaaaacaccatatcaactactTTGGCATTATCTtaaattataactttttatattaaataaaggtaatggacacaattgttctaaatattacatttaatctggggaatcctgtaaatcaggaaccatttcaaTGGTACACTAAAAGCTCTTTTCTTCGCTTTCTCTTCATATTGTGCAGGATCGTACCATATGGTTGCCTAGCGACAGGTGACCGTGCAGGGCTGATTGAGGTTGTGTCATCAGCAGACACGATTGCCAACATCCAGCTGACCAGCAGCAACGTGGCAGCAGCTGCCGCCTTCAACAAGGATGCTTTGCTAAACTGGCTCAAAGAGAGAAACTCTGGGTATGATTCTGTCTGTTTAATGAATCTTGTAGTAACTGCAAGGATATGTTGACTATTACAGGCTAACAcacccccccccttttttttgtgtacTGACAGCGATGCTCTTGAGCGAGCCATCGAGGAGTTCACTCTGTCATGTGCAGGCTACTGTGTAGCCACCTATGTCCTGGGCATCGGAGACCGCCACAGTGACAACATCATGGTCCGCAGCACTGGACAGGTGTGATAGATGCTATGTTTTATCTGTTGAAATTATCCAGGGGCCAGTAGAAAGCCCACAAATCATTTCATTagataaatattttatgattatttacattacattgGCACACTGGATTGTTTAAAGTCTGTTCCAGTCTGCTTTTCCTGTTTCCATGATGCTCACTGTTTGGCTTTGGTGTCTGCCTGTCAGCTCTTTCACATAGACTTTGGCCACATCCTCGGCAACTTCAAGTCCAAGTTTGGCATCAAGAGGGAGCGTGTACCATTTATCCTCACACACGACTTCATCCACGTCATACAACAGGGAAAGACGGGTTACACAGAAAAATTTGGCAGGTTTGttgcacattttgtttgttctttcatCTTACAGTaagtctctgtctgtctttgcaTGTATACTGTTGTGGAATTCTACTACTTTGAGATTATAGCCATGATAATGCTTTTTAAGAACACGCACCTTTTTCTGTCTACATGAATTAATATGTTTCATCcatttgacacatttgactGTGTTGCTATTACTAGGCCTGTCATTTGTCTTGTTTGGACTATAAACAAAACACCACTAACGTACCAACTTCTGGTGTGACTGTCAACTTACTAAGAGGGCACTTACTGTGGCAACAACAGTATAACAGCTAAGAAAATCCATTAGACATAGACAACACTAGCTTTATCTCACAGGATCTAAGTCTGCAGTGGCATTGCATCTGCACAGCTGGTTCATGAGTTTCTCTTTTCGTGTTTCTTGATTTTTCCGCCTGGCTGCATTGTGcatttttatctttgtttttgttttcagctgTCTCAGAAATAACACTTGGATCTTTTTAAAGAGCATTACAGTCCTAAAGAGCAGAATGTCCATGCCTCTGACATGATTTGATGTGTGTCAGTGCAGTATACTCATTcaccagtaggtggcagtagAGACTTAAACAATGATAAAGCTCTAGCCTGCAAGTGTCACTGAGGAGGAATGTGCCCAGTTACTAACACCATTGAGAATTGAAGTAAAACTGAGCGTATTAGAATGTTTCtctacattttgtgttttgtgcgtATTGTATCTgaagcattttaaaaacacattatgttGAGAGATTTCATGTAGAATTTGGTTCATTCAGATATGGTTTAATCCACTGaattttattgtaaaatgtagattataaaaatcaaatgtattGAGTTTGTTCCCGCCAGTCATGAATAACAGTTAAGTTCTAAACCAGCATAAATACTATAAGCCTTCATAGGCCCTCATCTTAAGACATCAATACCTCATCAATTACAGTCATGTCTCATTGTATCTTAAAAAGTAATATTTGTAGTTTTATATTACACAAAACAAGATCCTATGAAACAGCCTTATGCTTCGTGACTGATACCTCATGTGATAATGTAGCAGTTAATCCCTCACACAGATAGACTGACCGGACCGTACTGAAGTGTTTACACATTCTTGAGGTGCTCCCATGAGCCTGAAAACCTTTCAGCCACAATAACATGTGCAGTGCAGCATGTGTAAGTCAGGCATCACGTAGCTGCACTGCAGCAGGGTAGGTTGTTTATCAAAGAGATCAGTGACGCAAAAAGAAGACAAGTCATTTAGTGAAAGTGGAAATACCCTTGTGCTGTCATGGCCTACATTCGTGATTTATGCCACACAAGAGTAAACATCTGCAGACAAGTTGTGTGAAGTATCAACAGTTGCTTTAGATCAAGTTACTGCTGTCCAGGAATAACAACCACATCAATCACTGATTTGTAGTGAAGGGTGCAGATCCATTGTGAAATAGCTACCTTCTTCTGTTTTCGAGCATCACAGTAGCATGTTAAACCCAAGCAATGACCGTGAATTTGAGCGTGCTGGATTGTTAACACTGGATAAACTGTGTGACTATGAAATATTGTCACTAAGGCTTTGAAGGTATTGactaaaacattaaacattttattgcaCTGACTGCATGACTTAACAGTACTTAATAACTAAGCTGCTGCTGGTGAAGTGCAGCATGTAGGAGTTATGTCTTAAATATGCAACTTGATCCcacagaaatacatgaaatgtgtgtaaatgtgtcctGCCTGGCATGAGTGCATAATCCCTATCCTCAACAATGTAAGAAAGAGAAGTACACTGGTTGTGTATTGCTGCGTCAGCAAATGTAGTTTTTGTGGGCGTTATGAAAAAGAACGTTATGTTCTAATTTGTGATCAGATACAGTAAATAGATCACAGTGTTGACCAGAAATACAGAAGTGAAAACACTTCCTGTAGCCCGCTGTACATTCAAAACCCTGCCAGGGTGGATGTGTTGAAATATTTTAAGTTCATCTACATGTTATATTCAATATTCCAAAGATCACACATGTGCCGATCAGCCAAAACGTTAGAACCACTTGCCTAATATTGTGTTGTTTCCCTTAATGCTACCAGTACAGCTCTGCAACGTTGAGGCATGGACTCCACAAGACCTTTGAAGCTGTCCTGTGGTATCTAACACCAACACGTTAGCAGCAGACCATTGAAGTCTTCTAAGTTGCGAAGTGCGGCCTGTATGGATTGGACTTGTTTTTCCAACACATTCCACAGATGTTTGATTGGATTGAGATCTGTAGGATTTGGAGGCCAAGACAACACCTTGAACTCTTTATCATGTCCTCAAACCATTCCAGAACAATGTTTTTCAGTTGGGCATTGCACATTATCCTGCTTAAAGAGAGCACTGCCATCAAGGAATGCAGTGGCCATGAAGGGATGTACTTGGCCTACAACAATATCAAAAGTAACAGACATAGGAATTCCAGGACCCAAGGTTTCCCAGCAGAACATCACTTAGTGCATCTACTAACTTGCCTTCTTCCCAGGCCACCTTCTTCCATTGATCCATGGTTCAGTTATGACACTCAAGTGCCCATTTTAGGCGCTTTTGGTGGCGGACAATGACCAGCATGAGCTCTCTGACAGTTCGGCAGCTATGCAGCCCCCTACTCAGCAAGCTGTGATGCACACTGTGTTCTGACACTTGCCTATCATAGCCAGCATCAACTTTTTCAGAAGTGTGAACTATTGTAGCTCTTTGGTGGGATCCAACCAGATGGGCTGGCTTTCACCTCCCATGTACATCAATGAGTCTTTGGCATCCATGACCCCTGTCGCAGGTTCACAGGTTATCATTCCTTGGACCACTTTCAGTCCTGACTACTGCATACCAGGAAGACCCCATAAGACCTGCACTTTTGGAGATGCTCTGACCCAGTCATCTAGCCATCACAAGTAGACCCTTGTCAAAGTTGCTCAGATCCTTTTGCTTGCACATTTTTCCTGCTTCCAACACATCAACTTCAAGAACTGTGTAATATATTCCACCCCTTAACAGGTGCTATTTTAACTAGGTAATGAATGGTACTCACTTCGCCtttcagtggttttaatgtttttgctgATCAGTATATAGTACCAGTTAACATTTTGGACTCACATTCTCATTCAGAAATGGGAACCTGTGTCCAAACTTTGACTGGTATTATTGCATAGTCAACTGTGACTTTCAGTTCACGATAATAAAAATGGGAAAAAGGCATACTTTGAGATTCTGTGAGTTTTTGCATGACAGTAAAAATGCTGGTCAGCAAGCTTGTCATGAGCTGTTTGAAAGCACCTTTATCTATCTAGACATTTAGTTTACACGAAGTCAAGGAGCAGTGAGTAAAACAGAGAGGAGCATAAAGGAagtgtttatcatttattatcacAGTTTCTGGGTAACCTCAGTCAGGTCAGTCATACATCAGcagatattttaaaacatattcataACCAGTCAGATGTCATATCAGTGTTTTGAAACTTTTACTTGATAATGAAAACGAGCCATCAACAAAACAACATGGTGACCATTATCTTCATGATAACGGTCACTATGTTGTTTTGTCAGCTGTATCAGCTTTATCAGCTGTATGtgtatgacagaaaataaactgtgtatatgtctgtgtgttgatAGTTTCCGACAGTACTGTGAGGAGGCCTATCTAATCTTGAGGAAGAACGGGAACCTCTTCATCACACTGTTCGCCCTCATGCTTACTGCTGGACTGCCTGAGCTCACCTCAGTCAAAGACATCCAGTATCTAAAGGtattacactcacacacacacaccatcttcATACATATAGCATATGCAAGTCATTCAGtgcaaaagaaaacatgtgGTATCAGTGCATCTCTTACTCTCTGCATCTTGCAGACAATGGTGATTTCTTGTTTTCTAGACTTTACCGCAGGTCAGGTTTTTGCCAGtcgtgttttttgtttttgtctttaccTTCATCTcttgacattttggaaagagAAAAGGTGAAGAGAAGAACAAACAGAAAGTATCGTTATTAACAGCAATGACAAGCGCACAGCACCAGATGGCCCAATGAATTATATGTATGTCAGGATTACACTGCAGCACTTGATGCAGTTcattaaatgaatatttaagGTTACagtagtttctttttttcccttttggtATCTTTGCCTTTCATTTTCTGAAAAATGGCAACAAATGATggtgaagagaggaaggatgagCTGCAGCAGAGGTCCCTTGCTAGAGTCAAAGGACATGTTACATTACATGATCAATGTCTTAGGTTAATCCATTAGTTCATAAGCAAAGGCATATGTGGATCATGTACTGTTGTCAGATTTGTGTCAAAGTGTTTCTAGAGTCCACCTCCACTCAAGGAagtgttttgcttattgttactTCATTCGGAGATTTgtgcttcactgtgcagaatgatgtatgtagCCTGCAAAGTTTACTCATCTATGAAAGGTTTCTATGTGTTcactttaaatctgagtttaatcAACAGTGGTCCAGTATGTGGTTTatgcagttcagtttagttcagtttagttcagtttagttcagtttagttcagtttattaggatccccattagcCATTGCGCTGGGAGACAGCTACTCTTCTTGGGGTCCACAGTTAACACAGAAAATAAACCCACAatattatacaaaaatataatgcaacaaaaatgatgaaagaTAAAGAGAGCATGGAAGAGAGTAGAAATATATGTTCAAAGCATacatggaaaaaaacacaatataaaaccACACAAATTTAGACAAGattgtaaaagtaaagaaagaaaagaatatcATCCCCCCATTAGTTCAGGATTACATGCATGGTAGTCTCTTGAACTAATGGGGggatgacatttttttctttatacagTTTAAGTATGAAGTGGACACCTGAAGCCTCATGTGCATGTACACTGAAAATAGACTTTTCAGTTGTGCATAACATTAATActgatattactaatatttGAGCTTGAACTTTGAACCTAAGCAGTGACATACTAAGTCAAGTCTAGTCTAAGATAAGTTGATGGACCTGTCACCTGTCATATTCTGGTGTTAAAATAGTATCTTTTGTACAATCCAAAATGATGGCTAGAAATTATGCAGTGCTAGAGTGGAAAAAGTTTTTTGAAATCTTAATATACCATAACATACCAACCATAACATTTGAGTGTATGCTTAATCACCAACACCCCCTTTATTTTTTGAGCCCATTTCATTAACTTTCTCTTCCCTTCTCCACCCTTCCCCTCCTCAGGATTCTCTGGCTCTGGGTAAAACGGACGAAGATGCGCTGAAGCAGTTCCGCCAGAAGTTCGATGAGGCCCTGAGAGAGAGCTGGACAACCAAAGTCAACTGGATGGCCCACAACGTGGCCAAAGACAACCGCTCCTAGAGCAGCTGCGACCCCTCTAAGCCAGGGGTCAGGGGCCAAGAGTGAAggagtgtgtcagtgtgtgggaGGGCCAAGGTGTGCCAAGGAGTCAGGGTGACAGCCACCCATATTTAAAGGGAATCTAGCAGAATATCGCAAACCTGAGCAGATTCACCcccatatactgtacataaagaGTGAAATCTACTCCAGTCAGTCCAGTTACTTGGCACACATACTTACTGTACCCCTCCTCACCTTGCATCACTCTAGCATGGTGCCTCCTATAAAATCCAGATTCACGGTCTTGTGACATTTCTGAGGAATCATGGTGGGTAAAGTCGTTGCACGTTTTGCACAGGCACAACAGCTGATGGAGCACACGAGCCAAAGGAAGGGAACTGAAGCACCCGCTCTGCCCACACTAAACCTTCAGAGGAGAACtgtcccccccccaccccccaacacaCAGAGCGGGCTTGAGCTCTACAGTCATTTGGAGCGGTTGAATAAGTGGTCTTCAAACTTGGCTTGTACAGACTCTGAAGCGGGGCATGAGGCAAAAGGTTTTGCCATATCTCTGAACTGTTTTAAAGTACAGTGGAGATAACAGATGGGTGTGGACAGGcagaatggacaaaaaaaagaagaaaaaaaagtctgaccCCCATGTCTTAAACACCACACCATCATGTGCACAACGGCCACAAGAAGTGCAACTTAACAGTCTTGCTCCCGCTGCCTCAAAGTGTGCCTCAAAAACTGCGGGaagattgtatttttttaatgagttttcttttttcttttgccatTTAAGAATTTATCATGAGACTTCTATGTGCCAGACTACTTTAATAGTCCACAAAGAAACCTTGTGTGTGAGGGAATAATGATGAAAG contains:
- the pik3cb gene encoding phosphatidylinositol 4,5-bisphosphate 3-kinase catalytic subunit beta isoform, with product MPPAMTDLLDIWAAHSPLAGHAPDQITVDFLLPTGIYIQMDVPREATIQHIKLLLWKQAQTFPLFPSLGDMESHMFECVNQAAVHEELEDETRRLCDVRPFLPVLKLVTRNCGRAERLLDSKIGVLISKGLHELDGINDQEVKDFRSKMFRISEDRMQHMQMMSWKEWLQACFSPQLEPAAKTAITDGLNDRPADLKVIIHFDQSQDSASLKMPSSCTPTELMEQAVKKWLTTHGPEEEAWRGQYVLRVSHCLEFLCGDHPLIQYKYIRTCMQAKEPPHLTLVHTSTVKAMFEKEICAIGAVVSRKSSNPPLPLPPKRRAPTQVQTCVWDVSSTFKIVLVKGSKVNAEETAKVQVRAGLFHGTELLCKPAVSSESSGRSDHTWKDSTLEFDISVCDLPRMTRLCFAIYAVMDKVKKQKSTKNAHLNKYQTIRKAGKVHYPIAWVNTMVFDYKGQLKTGDIILHCWSSFPDELEEMLNPIGTIQTNPYTENATALHIHFPEYSSHPIIFPPFDKILEKAAEIARANDSVPMGRGGKKFHIELKEIMERDPLSQLCENEKDLIWTLRYDCRENFPQSLPKLLLSVKWSKHEDMAQLQALLQIWPKLSPRDALELLDFNYPDQYVREYAVRCLRDMSNEELSQYLLQLVQVLRYEPYYDCALTHFLLERAQKNRKIGHFLFWHLRSEMHMPAVSVQFALILEAYCRGSIPHIEVLKKQVEALSKLKSVNELIKLGTIKNARSKTKEAMLTKEAMMTCLRQSGYSETLSDLHSPLNPHVLLSGINVERCRYMDSKMKPLWIVYNNKLLGGDSLGIIFKNGDDLRQDMLTLQILRLMDLLWKEANLDLRIVPYGCLATGDRAGLIEVVSSADTIANIQLTSSNVAAAAAFNKDALLNWLKERNSGDALERAIEEFTLSCAGYCVATYVLGIGDRHSDNIMVRSTGQLFHIDFGHILGNFKSKFGIKRERVPFILTHDFIHVIQQGKTGYTEKFGSFRQYCEEAYLILRKNGNLFITLFALMLTAGLPELTSVKDIQYLKDSLALGKTDEDALKQFRQKFDEALRESWTTKVNWMAHNVAKDNRS